One Benincasa hispida cultivar B227 chromosome 5, ASM972705v1, whole genome shotgun sequence genomic window carries:
- the LOC120078472 gene encoding E3 ubiquitin protein ligase DRIP2-like isoform X2: protein MNKCSTGHAELRYVVEVFDSFWGMANRVVKVKREAIAACITCPLCNKLLKEATTISECLHTFCRKCISDKISDEELENCPVCNIDLGCVPLEKLRPDHNLEDLRAKIFPSKRRKVKTPEVAPVILPPVRRKERSLSSLVVNSPRVSSHATATGRRTAAAAARIASILRTPRVSSEKRVKKEDDSVDDHSESSSSLETSDKFNQNKRPDSSPTKSTMPLRNKEAENGVNSVEGNLDIWKPLNFLVEVANRSKCSKSSSQGFETKVEPAEVDGSEAQASKSRNREGKRKQKRENGKTRADPVSPETEKPKKLRRVHQKRESFYGDSSLTPQVVLDASSARHEIRAGPIWLSLIASDQEGDISLPQIPAKYLRIKDRNLPVSFVQKYLMRKLDLPSESEVEVKCMGHPVVPTLDLHSLVDLWLQTASTSEKIPASIGSSAEDFIMVLYYARKIIVS from the exons ATGAACAAATGTTCAACAGGGCATGCAGAGTTGAGGTACGTGGTTGAGGTTTTTGATTCTTTTTGGGGTATGGCGAATCGGGTTGTTAAAGTGAAGAGGGAAGCCATTGCAGCATGCATAACTTGCCCACTTTGTAATAAGCTCTTGAAAGAAGCTACTACCATTTCTGAATGTCTTCATACTT TTTGCAGAAAGTGCATATCTGATAAGATTTCCGATGAGGAACTAGAAAACTGTCCAGTATGTAATATTGACCTCGGGTGCGTCCCACTGGAGAAATTAAG GCCAGACCACAATCTAGAAGATTTAAGGGCCAAGATTTTCCCTAGTAAAAGGAGAAAAGTCAAGACACCCGAAGTTGCTCCTGTTATACTACCACCAGTTAGAAGAAAGGAAAGATCACTTTCCTCATTGGTGGTCAATAGTCCTAGAGTGTCAAGTCATGCTACTGCAACTGGAAGAAGAACAGCAGCTGCTGCGGCAAGAATTGCTTCTATTTTACGAACACCAAGAGTCTCTTCTGAGAAGCGAGTGAAGAAAGAGGATGATTCCGTGGATGACCATTCAGAGAGCTCAAGTTCTCTCGAGACATCAGACAAATTCAATCAGAATAAAAGGCCG GATTCCAGTCCTACCAAGTCTACCATGCCTTTGCGAAATAAAGAAGCCGAAAATGGTGTTAACTCAGTGGAAGGGAACTTGGATATCTGGaaacctctaaatttcttagtTGAAGTTGCAAATAGGAGTAAATGTTCCAAATCTAGTTCACAAGGATTTGAAACTAAAGTTGAGCCTGCAGAAGTCGATGGAAGTGAAGCTCAGGCCAGCAAATCTAGAAATAGGGAAGGCAAACGCAAGCAAAAACGTGAGAATGGAAAAACTAGAGCGGACCCAGTATCTCCAGAAACTGAAAAACCTAAGAAACTTCGTAGGGTCCACCAGAAAAGGGAATCTTTTTATGGGGACTCCAGCCTTACACCCCAGGTTGTGTTAGATGCCTCTAGTGCTCGGCATGAAATAAGAGCTGGTCCAATTTGGCTTTCACTCATAGCTTCTGATCA GGAAGGAGATATATCGTTGCCGCAAATTCCTGCTAAGTATTTGAGAATAAA GGATAGAAACTTGCCAGTATCATTTGTCCAGAAGTACCTTATGAGAAAGCTGGATCTCCCAAGTGAATCAGAG GTTGAAGTCAAGTGTATGGGACATCCAGTAGTCCCCACTCTGGATTTGCATAGTTTAGTTGATTTGTGGCTACAAACAGCCTCAACTTCCGAAAAAATCCCGGCATCGATTGGCTCGTCGGCGGAGGATTTCATTATGGTTCTTTACTATGCTAGAAAGATCATAGTTTCTTGA
- the LOC120078514 gene encoding magnesium transporter MRS2-I-like, translated as MAGNGFVIPVESQVGSVKKKKKKQTTTKKKKNTAISRSWVSLDREGRSTILDVDKYAIMQRVQINARDLRLLDPLLSYPSTILGRERVIVLNLEHIKSIITADEVLLRDPMDENVVPIVEELQRRLPSTNSLYQGQGEEEEPSTTQNELAENEFPFEFRALEVALEAICSCLDARTRELETDTYPALDELTSKISSLNLDRVRKLKSAMTRLTNRVQKVRDELEQLLDDDDDMAELYLSRKVAGTPESGSGTPIWFLASPKDYSKMSKTSRASAITTRGENDVEELEMLLEAYFMQIESTLNKLITLREYIDDTEDYINIQLDNHRNQLIQLELFLSSGTVCLSIYSLVTAIFGMNIPYTWKEDHEHVFKWVVILTGIVCATIYVSLSSYARYKGLVGS; from the exons ATGGCTGGAAATGGATTTGTAATCCCTGTGGAATCTCAGGTTGGTtcggtgaagaagaagaagaagaagcagacgacgacgaagaagaagaagaatactGCAATTTCCAGGAGCTGGGTTTCGTTGGACCGTGAAGGTAGAAGTACGATTTTGGATGTGGATAAGTATGCGATTATGCAAAGAGTTCAGATCAATGCGAGAGATCTTCGGCTTCTCGATCCTCTGTTGTCGTATCCTTCCACTATCCTGGGTAGAGAAAGAGTGATTGTTCTCAATTTGGAG CACATCAAGTCAATTATCACTGCGGACGAG GTGTTACTTAGAGATCCAATGGATGAAAATGTAGTTCCAATTGTTGAAGAACTGCAGAGACGGTTGCCTTCCACAAATTCCCTATACCAAGGacaaggggaagaagaagagccTTCTACCACCCAAAATGAGTTGGCTGAAAACG AATTTCCATTTGAATTCCGTGCTTTAGAGGTGGCGCTTGAAGCAATTTGTAGTTGTCTTGATGCACGCACAAGGGAATTAGAGACTGATACATATCCTGCTTTAGATGAGCTGACCTCCAAG ATTAGCAGTCTTAACTTGGACCGAGTGCGCAAACTGAAGAGTGCAATGACAAGGCTGACAAATCGGGTGCAAAAG GTTAGGGATGAACTTGAACAACTTCTGGATGATGACGATGACATGGCAGAACTTTACTTGTCACGGAAAGTAGCTGGCACCCCTGAAAGTGGCTCCGGGACTCCAATTTGGTTTCTTGCTTCTCCTAAGGACTATTCAAAGATGTCTAAAACAAGTAGAGCAAGTGCGATTACCACTCGAGGAGAGAATGATGTTGAGGAACTAGAAATGCTACTCGAG GCCTACTTTATGCAAATTGAAAGTAcattaaacaaattaatcacG TTGCGGGAGTATATCGATGACACAGAGGATTACATCAATATTCAG CTTGACAATCACAGGAATCAACTGATTCAG CTAGAACTCTTTTTGAGCTCTGGGACTGTTTGTTTATCTATTTATTCTTTAGTGACTGCAATATTTGGAATGAATATCCCATATACCTGGAAGGAAGATCATGAACATGTATTCAAATGG GTGGTCATCCTGACAGGAATTGTTTGTGCAACCATTTATGTGTCCCTAAGCTCGTATGCGCGATACAAAGGTCTCGTTGGATCTTGA
- the LOC120078472 gene encoding E3 ubiquitin protein ligase DRIP2-like isoform X1: protein MNKCSTGHAELRYVVEVFDSFWGMANRVVKVKREAIAACITCPLCNKLLKEATTISECLHTFCRKCISDKISDEELENCPVCNIDLGCVPLEKLRPDHNLEDLRAKIFPSKRRKVKTPEVAPVILPPVRRKERSLSSLVVNSPRVSSHATATGRRTAAAAARIASILRTPRVSSEKRVKKEDDSVDDHSESSSSLETSDKFNQNKRPDSSPTKSTMPLRNKEAENGVNSVEGNLDIWKPLNFLVEVANRSKCSKSSSQGFETKVEPAEVDGSEAQASKSRNREGKRKQKRENGKTRADPVSPETEKPKKLRRVHQKRESFYGDSSLTPQVVLDASSARHEIRAGPIWLSLIASDQEGDISLPQIPAKYLRINFGHRDRNLPVSFVQKYLMRKLDLPSESEVEVKCMGHPVVPTLDLHSLVDLWLQTASTSEKIPASIGSSAEDFIMVLYYARKIIVS from the exons ATGAACAAATGTTCAACAGGGCATGCAGAGTTGAGGTACGTGGTTGAGGTTTTTGATTCTTTTTGGGGTATGGCGAATCGGGTTGTTAAAGTGAAGAGGGAAGCCATTGCAGCATGCATAACTTGCCCACTTTGTAATAAGCTCTTGAAAGAAGCTACTACCATTTCTGAATGTCTTCATACTT TTTGCAGAAAGTGCATATCTGATAAGATTTCCGATGAGGAACTAGAAAACTGTCCAGTATGTAATATTGACCTCGGGTGCGTCCCACTGGAGAAATTAAG GCCAGACCACAATCTAGAAGATTTAAGGGCCAAGATTTTCCCTAGTAAAAGGAGAAAAGTCAAGACACCCGAAGTTGCTCCTGTTATACTACCACCAGTTAGAAGAAAGGAAAGATCACTTTCCTCATTGGTGGTCAATAGTCCTAGAGTGTCAAGTCATGCTACTGCAACTGGAAGAAGAACAGCAGCTGCTGCGGCAAGAATTGCTTCTATTTTACGAACACCAAGAGTCTCTTCTGAGAAGCGAGTGAAGAAAGAGGATGATTCCGTGGATGACCATTCAGAGAGCTCAAGTTCTCTCGAGACATCAGACAAATTCAATCAGAATAAAAGGCCG GATTCCAGTCCTACCAAGTCTACCATGCCTTTGCGAAATAAAGAAGCCGAAAATGGTGTTAACTCAGTGGAAGGGAACTTGGATATCTGGaaacctctaaatttcttagtTGAAGTTGCAAATAGGAGTAAATGTTCCAAATCTAGTTCACAAGGATTTGAAACTAAAGTTGAGCCTGCAGAAGTCGATGGAAGTGAAGCTCAGGCCAGCAAATCTAGAAATAGGGAAGGCAAACGCAAGCAAAAACGTGAGAATGGAAAAACTAGAGCGGACCCAGTATCTCCAGAAACTGAAAAACCTAAGAAACTTCGTAGGGTCCACCAGAAAAGGGAATCTTTTTATGGGGACTCCAGCCTTACACCCCAGGTTGTGTTAGATGCCTCTAGTGCTCGGCATGAAATAAGAGCTGGTCCAATTTGGCTTTCACTCATAGCTTCTGATCA GGAAGGAGATATATCGTTGCCGCAAATTCCTGCTAAGTATTTGAGAATAAA ttttggtcACAGGGATAGAAACTTGCCAGTATCATTTGTCCAGAAGTACCTTATGAGAAAGCTGGATCTCCCAAGTGAATCAGAG GTTGAAGTCAAGTGTATGGGACATCCAGTAGTCCCCACTCTGGATTTGCATAGTTTAGTTGATTTGTGGCTACAAACAGCCTCAACTTCCGAAAAAATCCCGGCATCGATTGGCTCGTCGGCGGAGGATTTCATTATGGTTCTTTACTATGCTAGAAAGATCATAGTTTCTTGA